The Vicia villosa cultivar HV-30 ecotype Madison, WI linkage group LG1, Vvil1.0, whole genome shotgun sequence genome includes a region encoding these proteins:
- the LOC131611720 gene encoding protein OBERON 1-like codes for MEFGNDEASDLPPVAPEESGDGLPYAPENFPNPGDIWRWKAGLRISSNGNFRDRYLYLPRRIAASHRGGFKSKLAVERYVKEFFPDASLVDFFASFSWSIPSGLPGNMNPVAAADGLLRQLELKQQPESDSDVGGCKAGNKTCSSLILEKEKENSPFAPCDICCVESKFCRECCCILCYKSVDSAYGGYSYIMCKKELGDNICGHVCHLECALRSYSAGTVGGTIGLDAEYFCWRCDGRTELIAHANKLLQTCEAIDADGDAMKEKILGLGICLLRGSEKPAAKELMSLITLAMSKLKHDGTNTEDILNVDVKITANSSGSSGNGNAAMDTSDDEDPLKNLNVQKGTKSFNYQSELLKLDAEFDKAMEDLEKSQKYEYKLAEESLHTQKDYLLNITQKLDEQKSELAAGPSHSSALLQIVEERNEQLRQELKKFDEMKKVANGFGSTSKEILEKHFGL; via the exons ATGGAGTTTGGTAACGACGAGGCTTCTGATCTTCCACCGGTGGCACCCGAAGAATCCGGCGACGGTTTACCTTATGCACCAGAAAATTTTCCGAATCCCGGCGACATTTGGCGGTGGAAAGCTGGCCTGAGGATTTCGTCCAACGGTAACTTTAGGGACCGGTATCTGTATCTTCCTCGGCGTATTGCTGCCTCTCACCGCGGTGGATTCAAAAGCAAGCTTGCGGTTGAACGCTACGTCAAAGAATTCTTCCCTGACGCTAGTCTTGTTGATTTCTTTGCTTCTTTCAGCTGGAGCATTCCCTCTGGTCTTCCTG GCAATATGAATCCTGTTGCTGCAGCTGATGGACTTCTTCGTCAGTTAGAATTAAAACAGCAGCCTGAATCTGATTCCGACGTTGGTGGATGCAAAGCTGGGAATAAGACCTGCAGCAGTTTGAttttggaaaaagaaaaagaaaactcacCATTTGCTCCGTGTGATATCTGCTGCGTTGAATCGAAATTTTGCCGTGAATGTTGCTGCATTCTCTGTTACAAATCAGTTGATTCAGCTTATGGCGGCTATAGCTATATCATGTGCAAAAAAGAACTAGGCGATAATATTTGCGGCCATGTTTGTCATCTAGAATGCGCTCTTCGATCTTATTCGGCTGGTACTGTTGGAGGAACGATTGGATTGGACGCTGAGTATTTCTGTTGGCGCTGTGATGGGAGGACTGAACTGATTGCTCATGCAAATAAGCTTCTACAAACTTGTGAAGCTATTGATGCTGATGGTGATGCTATGAAAGAAAAGATTCTAGGGCTTGGCATTTGTCTCTTGCGCGGTTCAGAGAAACCCGCTGCAAAGGAGCTTATGAGCCTTATTACACTGGCCATGTCAAAg CTTAAACATGATGGGACCAATACTGAAGATATCCTGAATGTTGATGTCAAAATTACTGCTAATTCTTCAG GTTCTTCCGGTAACGGCAATGCTGCGATGGATACTTCAGACGACGAAGATCCTTTAAAGAATTTAAATGTTCAAAAAGGAACAAAATCTTTTAATTATCAATCTGAATTATTAAAACTTGATGCTGAGTTTGATAAGGCTATGGAGGATCTGGAAAAATCTCAAAAGTATGAATATAAGCTGGCAGAGGAAAGCCTTCATACACAAAAGGATTATTTACTAAATATTACTCAAAAACTCGATGAACAGAAGTCTGAGTTAGCAGCTGGTCCATCTCATTCAAGTGCCTTGCTTCAAATTGTTGAGGAAAGAAATGAACAATTAAGGCAGGAACTGAAGAAATTTGATGAAATGAAGAAGGTAGCTAATGGTTTTGGCAGCACAtccaaagaaattttagaaaagcATTTTGGCTTGTAA
- the LOC131648804 gene encoding uncharacterized protein LOC131648804, translating to MHTKDVCSSSSQTGFGDGLEPAGNMLANADAFASSGTESDSCVIQERQDLVNCLSMCLSSLVETSNEVETMKEKIGELRGVVKEMQKNLNVLLRASLENRFGGCGSSFQTLLNIFNRLNVGDGKENCADWNNNKTELCNKWQKTGTCHYGNNCQYAHGIGELRPVIRQPCRMVLAGIVCSFGDRCHFRHELTEEEKARPISSIKLER from the coding sequence ATGCATACCAAGGACGTTTGTTCTTCCTCCTCCCAAACCGGATTCGGCGACGGCCTTGAGCCTGCCGGCAACATGCTCGCCAACGCCGACGCATTTGCTTCGTCTGGAACAGAGTCCGACTCTTGCGTGATACAGGAGCGTCAAGATTTAGTGAATTGTTTGAGTATGTGTCTCAGTAGCCTCGTGGAGACTTCCAATGAGGTTGAAACTATGAAGGAAAAGATCGGAGAGCTCCGTGGCGTGGTGAAAGAGATGCAGAAGAATCTGAACGTCCTACTTCGGGCTTCACTGGAGAACCGATTTGGCGGTTGTGGTTCCTCCTTCCAGACACTGTTGAACATTTTCAATCGCTTGAATGTTGGCGATGGAAAAGAAAACTGTGCTGATTGGAATAACAATAAGACGGAGCTGTGCAATAAATGGCAGAAAACTGGAACATGCCATTACGGAAACAACTGCCAATACGCTCACGGCATTGGGGAGCTTCGTCCAGTGATCCGCCAGCCATGCAGGATGGTCCTTGCTGGAATTGTCTGTTCGTTTGGTGATAGATGCCATTTTCGTCATGAGCTTACTGAAGAGGAAAAAGCTAGGCCTATATCATCAATCAAGTTGGAAAGATAA